One window from the genome of Armatimonadota bacterium encodes:
- a CDS encoding GGDEF domain-containing protein yields the protein MERLIDTILVWRMHPIDSPQEAELRARIVEKITQLESAEREATVLKRIGTAFRLHHSVGPSVIQAAHSIRGAMNLVMVRVWLRQNNKLVPIATAQDRPGRHNIPIHGQLEADSNLATWEVWEACFRALIPLQVGNHKLGYLELFAGREMESFLLERELHLTIGEQLALVLDSALMFESTESQATTDPLTGLCNHRTLQEFLADQCADIKLHRNRVGVVMVDVDHFRQFNETYGHDAGDEVLVNVARALHRAVGEKGMAARYGGEEFTLILPDADAQLTDIVAQSALDHIRKVVFTPPGGEPKAITASLGYASGPRDGSTPERLLKVADMALYASKHNGRNQVSGPEKIPAEQLRAA from the coding sequence GTGGAAAGGCTCATCGACACGATTTTAGTTTGGCGGATGCACCCCATCGATTCGCCGCAAGAAGCAGAACTCCGGGCCCGGATCGTCGAGAAAATCACCCAATTGGAATCCGCAGAACGGGAAGCCACGGTCCTCAAGCGGATCGGAACCGCCTTCCGGCTGCACCACAGCGTTGGACCATCGGTCATCCAGGCGGCGCATTCGATCCGCGGAGCGATGAACTTGGTCATGGTGAGGGTTTGGCTCCGCCAAAACAACAAACTGGTCCCGATCGCAACGGCCCAAGACCGCCCCGGCCGGCACAACATCCCAATTCACGGCCAGCTTGAAGCCGATTCGAACTTGGCGACCTGGGAGGTGTGGGAAGCGTGCTTCCGCGCGCTGATCCCTTTGCAAGTTGGCAACCACAAACTCGGGTATCTCGAACTGTTTGCTGGCCGCGAAATGGAATCCTTCCTTCTGGAACGGGAGCTGCACCTGACCATCGGCGAACAACTTGCGCTTGTGTTGGATTCCGCCCTCATGTTCGAGAGCACGGAATCCCAGGCGACGACCGACCCGCTCACAGGGCTCTGCAATCACCGGACGTTGCAAGAGTTTTTGGCCGACCAGTGTGCAGACATCAAGCTCCACCGGAACCGGGTCGGGGTGGTGATGGTGGACGTCGACCATTTTCGGCAGTTCAACGAAACTTATGGCCACGATGCCGGCGACGAGGTGCTGGTGAACGTGGCCAGGGCCCTCCACCGAGCCGTCGGGGAAAAGGGGATGGCCGCCCGCTACGGCGGCGAAGAGTTCACGCTGATCCTCCCGGATGCCGATGCGCAACTCACGGACATCGTTGCCCAGTCGGCGCTGGACCACATCCGGAAAGTGGTGTTCACCCCCCCAGGCGGAGAGCCGAAGGCGATCACCGCCTCGCTTGGGTATGCGAGCGGGCCGCGGGACGGCTCGACGCCAGAAAGGCTGCTCAAGGTGGCCGACATGGCGCTCTACGCCAGCAAGCACAATGGACGGAATCAGGTTTCTGGCCCGGAAAAAATCCCCGCTGAGCAGCTTCGCGCGGCGTAG
- a CDS encoding DUF3187 family protein, which produces MFPTATVAPIPQDGGPDLVLPIQNTRGINQAYLRPTPSGPLLGDGVARSEWILLVENEFRSAFTAQEDAEFWRLVFTRRFGVPGGEWAVTLPLINSGGGVMDPFIAWWHRSVAHHTVPGQESAPRGRFFYRLADGTPISSGTGIGDLKFEYSFRVPGQPRLSLKLPTGNPSYLFGSGGVDLALSAENTWRFWPAYSFTAHAGVVYQSPSTLWSRTRPWAPVYTLALAYEPWERQSFVLQLSAEGSPIDNRQPYLDQTNRIITLAYSKAVKEGVWTFWVSEDGDIGQLNLNQNVNVGADFTIGIRFTQKR; this is translated from the coding sequence ATGTTTCCCACGGCAACCGTTGCACCAATTCCGCAAGATGGCGGGCCGGATCTTGTTCTGCCCATCCAGAACACCCGGGGGATCAACCAAGCCTACTTGCGTCCCACCCCCTCGGGGCCGTTGCTTGGGGATGGCGTCGCCCGCAGCGAATGGATCCTCTTGGTAGAGAACGAATTCAGATCCGCCTTTACAGCGCAAGAGGACGCAGAGTTCTGGCGGTTGGTGTTCACCCGCCGGTTCGGGGTGCCTGGCGGCGAGTGGGCGGTCACGCTACCCCTCATCAATAGCGGCGGGGGCGTGATGGATCCCTTCATCGCCTGGTGGCACCGGTCGGTGGCCCACCACACGGTTCCGGGCCAGGAATCGGCTCCACGAGGGAGGTTTTTCTACCGACTTGCAGATGGCACGCCAATCTCATCAGGCACCGGGATCGGGGACCTCAAGTTCGAATATTCCTTCCGCGTTCCGGGCCAACCCCGGCTCAGCCTCAAACTCCCGACCGGGAATCCCAGTTACCTCTTTGGCAGCGGGGGCGTTGACCTGGCCTTGAGTGCAGAAAACACATGGCGCTTTTGGCCAGCATATTCGTTCACCGCACATGCCGGGGTGGTTTATCAGTCTCCTAGCACCCTGTGGTCCCGGACAAGGCCATGGGCACCGGTTTACACCTTGGCTCTGGCCTATGAGCCGTGGGAACGCCAGTCATTCGTGCTGCAACTCTCGGCCGAAGGCTCCCCAATCGACAACCGGCAGCCGTATCTGGATCAAACCAACCGGATTATCACGCTCGCCTACTCAAAGGCGGTCAAGGAGGGCGTGTGGACGTTCTGGGTCAGCGAGGACGGCGATATCGGCCAGTTGAACCTCAATCAAAACGTCAATGTCGGGGCCGATTTCACAATTGGCATCCGGTTCACCCAAAAAAGATGA
- a CDS encoding efflux RND transporter periplasmic adaptor subunit: MKKSLLIGFAFLAFLAIGGCVDRQGQQQAKKVEEIVTDPSVPVEVLTVAETTVARTLELTGQVVTDDDVQISVKAPGRLAAVYVREGSTVSAGQVVAVQEGREAQARLSQALANQSAASASLRQAQRDAQVAPERSSAAVRASEARVRSAQAALDKAIAGARSEEKAQAKSNVDRAKSDLELARKTLERSKRLEKEGAISTAQLEADQNRFDNAQAAYTNAVEQYNLILEATRPEDITQAKEALRQAQEQLRLDKANQKLDPASQDRVDAARAQLDAARDSVRLAQIAIEDLTIRAPMSGKVSGKPLLAGTLVSPGVPIARLIGTNGIFFEAEVPERDIAQIQPGMPVAAAIDALGDIALSGKVVSVSPLASNLGRLFTVRVSIEESAGRVKPGMFVRGSLQLGMIKDVAVLPSTVLVRDGESTSVYLVKDEVKDGKSALVAHKTQIELVKIDKGSAVVTGLNTGDRVVSVGLGTIFNGANVVINESSPVKEPASDKQEGR; this comes from the coding sequence ATGAAAAAATCCCTTTTGATCGGATTTGCTTTCCTTGCCTTCCTCGCCATTGGCGGATGTGTGGACCGGCAAGGCCAGCAACAGGCCAAGAAGGTTGAAGAGATTGTCACCGACCCTTCGGTTCCGGTCGAGGTTTTGACGGTTGCGGAGACGACCGTTGCCCGCACCCTCGAACTCACGGGCCAGGTGGTGACCGACGACGACGTCCAGATTTCCGTCAAGGCTCCCGGGAGGCTTGCCGCGGTCTATGTTCGGGAAGGCTCAACAGTCTCTGCTGGGCAGGTTGTTGCCGTCCAGGAAGGTCGCGAAGCTCAAGCCCGGCTCAGCCAAGCCCTGGCCAACCAATCGGCGGCTTCCGCATCCCTCCGGCAAGCCCAGCGTGACGCCCAGGTGGCCCCCGAACGGAGCTCTGCCGCCGTCCGCGCCAGCGAGGCAAGGGTGCGGTCTGCCCAAGCTGCTTTGGACAAAGCGATCGCCGGAGCCAGGTCAGAAGAAAAGGCGCAAGCCAAATCTAACGTCGACCGGGCCAAAAGCGACTTGGAATTGGCCCGAAAAACCTTGGAGCGGTCCAAACGGCTGGAGAAAGAGGGGGCGATCTCGACCGCCCAGCTGGAAGCAGACCAGAACCGGTTCGACAATGCCCAGGCCGCCTACACCAATGCCGTTGAACAGTACAACTTGATTTTGGAGGCGACAAGGCCGGAAGACATCACCCAAGCCAAGGAAGCCCTCCGCCAGGCCCAGGAACAACTACGGCTAGACAAAGCCAACCAAAAGCTGGATCCTGCCTCCCAAGACCGGGTTGATGCGGCCCGCGCCCAACTCGATGCCGCCCGCGATTCCGTTCGGCTAGCGCAGATCGCCATCGAAGACCTCACCATCCGCGCTCCGATGTCCGGAAAAGTCAGTGGGAAGCCGCTCTTGGCCGGGACGCTGGTTTCGCCCGGGGTGCCGATTGCAAGGTTGATCGGAACAAACGGCATATTCTTTGAAGCCGAGGTTCCCGAGCGCGACATCGCGCAGATCCAACCGGGGATGCCCGTCGCGGCGGCCATCGACGCGCTGGGGGATATCGCGCTCAGCGGGAAGGTCGTTTCGGTCAGCCCGCTGGCCAGCAATCTGGGCCGGCTCTTCACGGTTAGGGTTTCCATCGAAGAATCCGCCGGACGCGTTAAACCCGGGATGTTCGTCCGGGGAAGCCTGCAGCTCGGCATGATCAAAGACGTCGCCGTCTTGCCTTCCACGGTGCTTGTCCGGGACGGCGAATCCACGAGTGTCTATCTGGTCAAAGATGAAGTCAAGGATGGGAAGTCGGCGCTCGTCGCCCACAAAACCCAAATTGAACTGGTGAAGATCGACAAGGGGTCGGCGGTCGTGACCGGCCTCAACACGGGAGACAGGGTTGTCTCGGTCGGGCTCGGCACCATTTTTAACGGGGCCAATGTCGTTATTAACGAAAGCAGTCCCGTCAAGGAACCGGCAAGCGACAAACAAGAAGGCAGATAA
- a CDS encoding AbrB/MazE/SpoVT family DNA-binding domain-containing protein produces MGANFDECFYGSVTVGERGQIVIPAGARAELGIHPGDKLLVMRDPVHPGLVVCSFSVMNEFLEDIKVKLARLESESVPVVAPEEGEER; encoded by the coding sequence ATGGGGGCGAACTTCGACGAGTGCTTTTATGGGTCGGTGACGGTTGGCGAACGCGGCCAAATTGTCATCCCGGCCGGAGCAAGGGCTGAATTGGGGATCCATCCTGGCGACAAATTGTTGGTGATGCGTGACCCCGTCCACCCCGGGCTTGTGGTTTGCTCTTTTAGCGTGATGAACGAATTCCTTGAGGACATCAAGGTGAAATTGGCGCGGCTGGAATCGGAATCGGTACCGGTTGTCGCGCCGGAGGAAGGTGAGGAACGATGA
- a CDS encoding TolC family protein encodes MIGLYLGIAVSLAGAQQKPELTLDEALAIAGQDAFAIRLAQSDIAEAKANKMVADAALGPTATLSGTSFWSEAHTPGGFGQNGQNTSNSISLSVRQIIDISKVNTLRADASGIGVKISEYAKQTALNDLRAQVKSKFFAALQAKELVQIRTSAVAAAKERLDKAQIRFDNKAIPKFDVLRLQADLKKAEQDLVQAKGGFEVAKQDLNNLLARPVDTDYDPVATTEFESGLEDISVYVRGSLANRPELLQAEAVVISLTKIREAEQRAALPTLTLQAGHTQTIDPGFGQPESQTTASATLSVPIVTGGAVRANTQRAREQEERAKILLQQAQLGVAFEVRIAVTQFETALAAYATAVENRNLAEEALRLAQLRYDEEVGILLDVITSQADLTAAEASQATAAFQLRAAYASLQRAVGTDDLKNLPPPPASPAAQPAGEVGQ; translated from the coding sequence ATGATCGGTCTGTATCTGGGAATCGCGGTCAGTTTGGCGGGTGCGCAACAAAAGCCCGAGCTGACCCTTGACGAAGCGCTCGCGATTGCCGGCCAAGACGCCTTTGCGATCCGGCTGGCCCAAAGCGACATTGCCGAAGCCAAGGCGAACAAGATGGTGGCCGACGCCGCGCTTGGTCCGACCGCCACATTGAGCGGAACTTCCTTTTGGTCGGAGGCCCACACGCCGGGCGGATTTGGCCAAAACGGCCAGAACACGTCCAACTCAATCAGCCTTTCGGTCAGGCAGATCATCGACATCTCGAAAGTCAACACCTTGCGCGCGGATGCCTCCGGAATCGGGGTGAAAATTAGCGAATACGCCAAGCAGACCGCTCTCAACGATCTGCGAGCCCAGGTGAAGTCCAAGTTCTTTGCCGCTTTGCAAGCCAAGGAATTGGTGCAGATCCGGACTTCGGCAGTAGCGGCAGCAAAAGAAAGGTTGGACAAGGCGCAGATCCGATTCGACAACAAGGCCATCCCCAAATTCGATGTGTTGCGATTGCAGGCCGACCTCAAAAAGGCAGAACAAGACCTGGTTCAGGCCAAGGGCGGGTTCGAAGTAGCGAAACAGGATCTCAACAATCTTCTGGCCCGGCCAGTCGACACCGACTACGACCCGGTCGCCACGACCGAGTTTGAGAGCGGGCTCGAGGACATTTCTGTCTACGTGCGCGGTTCTCTGGCCAACCGGCCAGAATTGCTCCAGGCCGAGGCGGTCGTGATTTCGCTCACAAAGATCAGGGAGGCAGAACAACGGGCCGCCCTGCCAACACTCACGTTGCAGGCTGGGCACACGCAGACGATCGACCCCGGATTCGGCCAGCCGGAAAGCCAAACCACCGCGAGCGCGACCCTTTCCGTCCCCATCGTCACCGGGGGGGCCGTCCGAGCCAATACGCAAAGGGCTCGGGAGCAAGAAGAGCGGGCAAAAATCCTGCTCCAACAGGCGCAGCTCGGCGTGGCATTTGAAGTCCGCATCGCCGTGACCCAATTTGAAACGGCCCTTGCCGCTTATGCCACCGCGGTCGAAAACCGCAACTTGGCAGAAGAAGCCTTGCGGCTCGCCCAACTGAGGTACGACGAAGAAGTCGGCATCCTTTTGGATGTCATCACCTCGCAGGCCGACCTGACGGCGGCCGAAGCCTCCCAAGCGACGGCGGCTTTCCAGCTCCGGGCGGCTTACGCTTCCCTGCAAAGGGCCGTTGGAACCGATGACTTGAAGAACCTGCCACCGCCACCGGCCAGCCCGGCCGCGCAACCTGCCGGGGAGGTGGGTCAATGA
- a CDS encoding 30S ribosomal protein S18, translating into MSEGRSDGRARPRRRRKVSYLTLNKIESVDYKDIATLQRFVSERGKILPSRQTGNTAKQQRMISNAIKSAREMALLPFVVRDAVDAGPRRRTMGEGREGREGREGREDRAPRNEESGE; encoded by the coding sequence ATGTCGGAAGGCCGGAGTGACGGCCGCGCGCGCCCCCGCCGGCGCCGCAAGGTCAGCTACCTGACGCTGAACAAGATCGAATCGGTCGACTATAAAGACATCGCCACCCTGCAACGGTTTGTCAGCGAACGCGGCAAGATCCTGCCTTCGAGGCAAACCGGGAACACGGCCAAGCAACAACGCATGATCTCGAACGCAATCAAAAGCGCCCGAGAAATGGCGCTCCTGCCGTTCGTCGTGCGGGACGCAGTCGACGCCGGGCCTCGCCGCCGGACCATGGGTGAGGGCCGGGAAGGGCGCGAGGGCCGGGAAGGCCGCGAAGATCGCGCACCGCGCAACGAAGAATCGGGCGAATAA